From the genome of Ornithobacterium rhinotracheale, one region includes:
- a CDS encoding mechanosensitive ion channel family protein, whose product MNTIGIHTTSLAALLGGLAVGVGLALQGSLANLAGGLLILFFKPFKVGDTIEVLGQRGTVQVIDILQTVLLMPNGQTVILPNGNTFNSPIINVNQSGFRRVEIGIGVSYDAEFERVKKILTEVIKNEPLVEEERGIVVEINEFGENSVNLAMHCFCKSEDFMTVKWNLNRETKKALDANGIGIPYPQRDLHLIMPENNQISIKSS is encoded by the coding sequence ATGAATACGATAGGAATCCACACTACTTCGCTAGCCGCTTTGTTGGGCGGGCTTGCTGTTGGAGTGGGATTGGCTTTGCAGGGGAGCTTGGCAAACTTAGCTGGGGGCTTGCTTATTCTATTTTTTAAGCCTTTCAAAGTAGGAGATACCATTGAGGTTTTGGGGCAGCGTGGCACAGTGCAAGTAATAGATATTTTGCAGACAGTTCTTTTAATGCCTAATGGGCAAACGGTTATTTTACCGAATGGAAATACCTTCAACAGCCCTATAATTAATGTAAATCAAAGTGGTTTTAGGCGGGTGGAAATTGGTATTGGCGTGAGCTACGATGCCGAATTTGAACGCGTGAAGAAGATTTTAACAGAGGTGATTAAAAACGAACCTTTGGTGGAGGAGGAAAGAGGAATTGTGGTAGAGATAAATGAATTCGGAGAGAATAGTGTAAATTTAGCGATGCATTGTTTTTGCAAATCGGAGGATTTTATGACTGTGAAGTGGAATTTAAACCGCGAAACAAAAAAGGCACTAGATGCAAATGGTATAGGAATTCCGTACCCGCAGAGAGATTTACATTTAATTATGCCCGAAAATAATCAAATCAGTATTAAAAGCTCATAA
- a CDS encoding AIR synthase-related protein, which yields MNKGKLSNQGFKDLFQAQFGYESTQIIIKPSFGKDIALIDLGENYMALASDPLSYIPNLGAKKSAELSVFLVANDIATTGVPPQYFQLVLNLNENFTHEAFDAYWQHLHALCEKLKISISGGHTGVVAGQNSTIIGGGTMISVAEKSRFIRCDQAQAGDILLMSKKAAISATAILGLNFPVTAHEVLAKDSGKYFEDLFSQISVMEEGKLAGLFNQKNVAKPIHAMHDVTEGGVLGAVYEMCVANDLGIMLNADAIPVDGEQQLLCQKFSLNPAEIIGAGSMLMAVSPKVVNDLIQYFAQNQLKLTPIGEFTPAENGILSWQGGEMKEIQYSERDAYWEAFFNAVEKGWK from the coding sequence ATGAATAAAGGCAAATTAAGCAATCAAGGGTTTAAAGATTTATTCCAAGCCCAATTCGGTTATGAATCCACACAAATCATTATAAAACCAAGTTTTGGAAAAGACATTGCCCTCATAGATTTAGGTGAAAATTATATGGCTTTGGCAAGTGACCCGCTATCATATATTCCCAATTTAGGCGCTAAAAAATCGGCAGAATTATCAGTTTTTTTAGTGGCAAATGATATAGCTACCACAGGTGTGCCGCCACAGTATTTCCAATTGGTGTTAAATTTAAATGAAAATTTCACGCACGAGGCCTTTGATGCTTATTGGCAACATTTGCACGCCCTTTGTGAGAAGTTGAAAATTAGCATTTCTGGCGGGCATACGGGCGTAGTTGCAGGGCAAAATTCTACTATAATAGGAGGCGGAACGATGATTTCAGTCGCGGAAAAAAGTAGATTTATTCGGTGTGACCAAGCCCAAGCGGGGGATATTTTGCTAATGTCTAAGAAGGCAGCCATTTCAGCCACAGCCATTTTAGGTTTGAATTTTCCAGTAACTGCACACGAGGTTTTGGCAAAGGACTCTGGTAAATATTTTGAAGATTTATTTAGCCAAATTTCAGTTATGGAAGAAGGCAAATTAGCCGGCTTATTTAATCAAAAAAATGTGGCAAAGCCTATCCACGCAATGCACGATGTTACGGAAGGCGGAGTTTTAGGCGCGGTATATGAAATGTGTGTAGCCAATGATTTAGGGATAATGCTGAATGCAGATGCAATTCCTGTGGACGGGGAACAGCAATTATTGTGTCAAAAATTCTCGCTTAATCCAGCCGAAATCATCGGAGCAGGGAGTATGCTTATGGCTGTTTCCCCAAAGGTGGTGAATGATTTGATTCAGTATTTTGCTCAAAATCAATTGAAGCTCACCCCGATTGGCGAGTTTACCCCTGCTGAAAATGGTATATTGAGCTGGCAAGGTGGAGAAATGAAAGAGATACAATACTCAGAGAGAGATGCTTACTGGGAGGCATTTTTTAATGCAGTTGAAAAAGGCTGGAAATGA
- the pncB gene encoding nicotinate phosphoribosyltransferase, with amino-acid sequence MNINPNVFNSILDNDFYKFTMQCAVVKLFPNIRAKYKFINRGKHQFPEGFKDLMRAAVDNMAHLKLTKDEKAFLIRTCPYLNPAYIDFLEGYRYDPSEVHIEQNGTDLEVRVEGLWYRTILWEVPLLSMISELYYKATHQESWSDEKIVKNTLDKVKLFNELGVKFAEFGTRRRHSYHVQRKVVHALETYNGQSFIGTSNVHMAMLYNTKPIGTHAHEWFMFHAAEYGFKMSNAMALEHWVDVFRGDLGVALSDTYTTDVFFRQFDTKFAKLFDGVRHDSGDPIEFANKTIEHYKSHGINPHYKHIIFSDGLNPEKVKSITEATKGKIGISFGIGTNLTNDVGLKPMNIVIKLTDVLTSDNEWVPTVKLSDEPFKHTGDERMIHLAKELLRIKD; translated from the coding sequence ATGAATATTAATCCTAATGTTTTTAATTCAATATTAGACAACGATTTTTACAAATTCACTATGCAGTGCGCAGTGGTGAAACTTTTTCCAAATATACGCGCAAAATATAAATTTATCAACCGTGGTAAGCATCAATTTCCAGAAGGTTTCAAGGATTTAATGCGCGCAGCGGTGGATAATATGGCGCATCTGAAGCTGACCAAAGATGAGAAGGCTTTTTTAATCAGAACTTGCCCTTATTTAAATCCCGCTTATATTGATTTTTTGGAGGGCTATCGCTATGACCCCTCGGAGGTGCATATTGAGCAAAATGGAACAGATTTAGAGGTGCGTGTAGAGGGGCTTTGGTACCGTACTATCTTGTGGGAGGTGCCATTGCTTTCAATGATTTCGGAGCTTTATTACAAGGCAACGCACCAAGAAAGCTGGAGTGATGAAAAGATTGTGAAAAATACACTGGATAAAGTGAAGTTATTCAATGAATTAGGTGTTAAGTTTGCCGAATTTGGCACCCGTCGTCGCCATAGCTACCACGTGCAGAGAAAAGTGGTGCACGCCCTAGAAACTTATAATGGGCAGAGCTTTATAGGCACCTCAAATGTGCATATGGCAATGCTCTACAACACCAAGCCAATAGGCACGCACGCCCACGAGTGGTTTATGTTTCACGCGGCAGAGTATGGCTTTAAGATGTCTAATGCTATGGCACTGGAACACTGGGTAGATGTATTTAGAGGAGATTTAGGCGTGGCACTTTCAGATACTTATACCACGGATGTTTTTTTCAGGCAGTTTGATACCAAATTTGCTAAACTATTTGATGGAGTGCGCCACGATAGCGGCGACCCAATTGAATTTGCAAATAAAACCATAGAACACTATAAAAGCCACGGAATTAATCCACATTACAAGCACATTATTTTCTCCGATGGGCTAAACCCTGAAAAAGTGAAATCCATTACCGAAGCTACTAAGGGCAAAATTGGAATTTCCTTTGGCATAGGTACCAATCTGACTAATGATGTGGGGTTGAAACCAATGAATATCGTTATCAAATTGACTGATGTCCTCACCAGTGATAACGAATGGGTGCCCACCGTGAAACTTTCAGATGAGCCGTTTAAGCATACAGGCGATGAGCGAATGATTCATTTAGCAAAAGAATTATTAAGAATAAAAGATTAA
- a CDS encoding class I SAM-dependent methyltransferase, with product MKNELSKKDSQALVKGDLRNWQGRKEWFFNRDYTDTYELYYEGPYKRAEQEQKKVMKELVTADSRIKELLEYGCGTTRFTRWWSSIGIDATGTDISPFMLSQAIHLFGGNLAMGDSHFMPYKDNTFDAVAFMNAFEYYQNPEKVLQEAARVARYGIAMGMMNKITPKFIRRRVQQSIGRNEFYRTATFYTPKTLQALIQKSLPDRKYKIRWKMTGLPSWFPVKEWNRSYGDFFGMYIEFLDYE from the coding sequence ATGAAAAATGAACTGAGTAAAAAGGATAGTCAAGCCTTAGTAAAAGGAGATTTAAGAAATTGGCAAGGTAGAAAAGAATGGTTTTTTAACAGAGATTATACGGATACTTACGAGCTCTACTACGAGGGACCTTATAAAAGAGCTGAACAGGAGCAGAAAAAGGTAATGAAAGAGCTGGTAACGGCAGATTCTCGCATTAAGGAGCTTTTGGAATATGGCTGTGGTACCACACGATTTACCCGCTGGTGGAGTAGCATAGGTATAGATGCCACGGGTACAGATATTTCGCCATTTATGCTATCGCAGGCCATACACTTATTTGGCGGTAATTTGGCTATGGGCGATTCTCATTTTATGCCCTATAAAGACAATACTTTTGATGCCGTGGCCTTTATGAATGCCTTTGAATATTATCAAAATCCAGAAAAAGTATTGCAAGAAGCAGCTCGTGTGGCTCGTTACGGAATAGCAATGGGAATGATGAATAAAATTACTCCCAAATTCATTCGCCGCCGTGTGCAGCAAAGCATAGGGAGAAATGAGTTTTATCGCACAGCAACCTTTTATACACCCAAAACCCTACAAGCTTTAATTCAAAAATCTTTACCTGACCGAAAATATAAAATCCGTTGGAAAATGACGGGGTTGCCTTCATGGTTCCCTGTAAAAGAATGGAATCGTTCTTATGGAGATTTTTTTGGAATGTATATAGAATTTTTAGACTATGAATAA
- the pepE gene encoding dipeptidase PepE produces the protein MKNFILASTSTIYGSGYLAYLKNEIETLFKDCNELIFIPFARPSGITHTEYTARAQEFFSSLNIKVTGLHSVENKKVCLENAKAIFTGGGNTFLLVQKMYEFDLFPTLKKVIENGTPYLGTSAGSNIGGLTIQTTNDMPIVYPPSFKAMGLVPFCLNPHYLDPDPNSRHKGETRETRILEFLTQNETPVVGLREGNFILCHNDRLTIEGPHTSRIFERNKTPYEVESGINIQELFPQLF, from the coding sequence ATGAAGAATTTTATACTAGCCAGCACTTCCACCATTTACGGAAGCGGGTATTTAGCCTATTTAAAAAATGAAATTGAAACATTATTTAAAGACTGTAACGAACTAATATTCATTCCATTTGCACGCCCCAGCGGAATCACACATACCGAGTACACCGCACGAGCGCAAGAGTTTTTCAGTAGCTTAAATATAAAAGTTACGGGCTTGCATAGCGTGGAAAATAAAAAAGTGTGCCTTGAAAATGCCAAAGCCATCTTCACAGGTGGAGGCAACACCTTTTTATTGGTTCAGAAAATGTATGAATTTGACCTATTTCCGACCTTAAAAAAAGTAATCGAAAACGGCACACCCTACCTAGGTACCAGCGCGGGTTCCAACATTGGCGGGCTTACAATCCAGACGACTAATGATATGCCCATCGTGTACCCTCCAAGTTTTAAGGCGATGGGGCTAGTTCCTTTTTGCTTAAATCCGCATTATCTCGACCCCGACCCAAATTCACGACACAAAGGAGAAACGCGCGAAACCCGAATTTTGGAATTTCTCACGCAAAACGAAACGCCTGTTGTGGGGCTGCGCGAGGGGAATTTTATCCTCTGCCACAATGATAGGCTCACAATTGAAGGGCCGCACACTTCCAGAATTTTTGAAAGAAATAAAACACCCTATGAGGTAGAGAGCGGAATCAATATTCAGGAACTATTTCCGCAGTTATTCTAA
- a CDS encoding ABC transporter permease: MKQIWLVTKREFLVEVRKKSFIILTIAMPFLIVLFGLVIGFLNMANNETNRIAVIDESGLFEKTFESNEHNQYTFYAPKEFNGLKDSILTSKSLTGILFIPKTDSAFTNLKNGIEFISNKNIGVSLIPTIEKKIEKTLTEINLKRKGITTQDLDEAEASVKIAVTQESDDGSKSTDQMQEGVKSIFSGILMYATFMFIMMYGVRVMRSVIEEKNNRVVEIIISSVKPFNLMMGKILGSTLVAITQFTIWIALILAFLMVSPALLDSFFAPAQQLGDMATTTKVGDFSEIKEIIHTILNMNIPLIISVFFIYFFFGYLFYSSLFAAIGASVESDTETQQFMWLGILPLMLGLYGSISIFENPDGPVGYWFSIIPFTSPVTMMARISFGVPTEQLFLSIGLLIGSVFLMVWFAAKIYRVGILMYGKKPSIKEWLKWIKY, translated from the coding sequence ATGAAACAAATTTGGCTAGTTACAAAACGAGAATTTCTAGTTGAAGTTCGTAAAAAATCTTTTATCATTCTCACGATTGCCATGCCGTTTTTAATCGTGCTTTTCGGCTTGGTTATCGGATTTTTAAACATGGCAAACAACGAAACCAATCGCATTGCCGTGATCGACGAATCTGGGCTTTTTGAAAAAACTTTTGAAAGCAATGAGCATAATCAATACACCTTTTATGCACCCAAAGAGTTTAATGGCTTAAAAGATAGCATTCTCACTTCCAAATCTTTAACGGGAATTTTATTTATCCCCAAAACCGACAGTGCTTTTACTAATTTAAAAAATGGCATTGAATTTATTTCAAATAAAAACATAGGCGTTTCGCTCATTCCTACAATTGAAAAGAAAATCGAAAAAACGCTTACCGAAATCAATCTTAAACGCAAAGGCATCACTACACAAGATTTGGACGAAGCCGAAGCGAGCGTAAAAATCGCTGTAACGCAAGAATCCGACGACGGAAGCAAAAGTACCGACCAAATGCAAGAAGGTGTAAAATCCATATTTTCAGGGATTTTAATGTATGCTACATTTATGTTTATCATGATGTATGGCGTGCGTGTAATGCGTAGCGTGATTGAGGAAAAAAACAACCGTGTGGTAGAAATCATCATCTCAAGCGTGAAACCCTTTAACCTAATGATGGGAAAAATCTTGGGCTCAACGCTGGTGGCTATAACGCAATTCACCATTTGGATTGCTTTGATTTTAGCTTTTTTAATGGTGTCTCCAGCTTTGCTTGATTCATTCTTTGCCCCTGCACAGCAATTGGGAGATATGGCTACGACTACTAAGGTAGGGGATTTTTCCGAAATCAAGGAGATTATTCACACCATTCTGAACATGAATATCCCATTGATTATTTCGGTATTCTTTATTTACTTCTTCTTTGGCTATTTATTTTACAGTTCGCTATTTGCCGCCATTGGGGCATCGGTGGAGAGCGACACCGAAACACAACAATTTATGTGGCTCGGGATTTTGCCTTTAATGCTTGGTCTATATGGCTCGATAAGTATTTTTGAAAATCCAGACGGCCCTGTGGGGTATTGGTTCAGTATCATTCCATTCACATCACCCGTTACGATGATGGCTAGAATCAGTTTTGGCGTTCCGACTGAGCAACTTTTTCTTTCCATTGGATTACTTATAGGTTCCGTATTTTTAATGGTTTGGTTTGCTGCAAAAATCTACCGAGTGGGTATATTGATGTATGGCAAAAAGCCATCCATCAAAGAATGGCTAAAATGGATTAAATATTAA
- a CDS encoding thiamine phosphate synthase, producing MRVKQIYLIIDVQIPLAKLQADLKLILQDLDKVQLYNTEEISVENLQKYIFWFLENSLAQVFIYENMLALELSKNIGIHLDTPEDLTGLEQKLNRKIPKGCTVGNDLAVLKRAQKYGYDYISFCSVFPTKSANVCELVKFENIRKARALFSGEIFLAGGITPKTRKMLDNVDFDGIATISALMTSKDKRKTIESLK from the coding sequence ATGAGAGTGAAACAGATTTATTTAATCATAGATGTACAAATTCCATTGGCTAAATTGCAGGCAGATTTAAAGCTAATTTTGCAGGATTTAGATAAAGTTCAGCTATATAATACAGAGGAAATTTCAGTTGAAAATCTTCAAAAATATATTTTTTGGTTTTTGGAAAATAGCCTTGCTCAGGTATTTATTTATGAAAATATGCTTGCATTGGAATTGAGTAAAAATATTGGAATTCATTTAGATACGCCAGAAGATTTAACGGGTTTAGAACAAAAGTTAAACCGAAAAATTCCAAAAGGCTGTACCGTGGGGAATGATTTAGCGGTATTGAAAAGGGCACAAAAATATGGGTATGATTATATTTCGTTTTGCTCCGTATTTCCTACCAAGTCGGCCAATGTTTGTGAGCTGGTAAAATTTGAAAATATACGAAAGGCGAGAGCTCTATTTAGTGGCGAAATTTTTTTGGCGGGTGGCATTACGCCCAAAACTAGAAAAATGCTAGATAATGTGGATTTTGATGGCATCGCTACCATCTCTGCGCTGATGACCTCAAAAGATAAAAGGAAAACAATAGAAAGTTTAAAATAA
- a CDS encoding Trm112 family protein, whose protein sequence is MEKRIINKMCCPFDHSDLHLSIFVMEGENVIEGLFTCPNCGRYYPIISGIPIMSPDEYREPDFERNFLIKWRDLLPKEIANKVQLKLSNLE, encoded by the coding sequence ATGGAAAAGAGAATTATAAATAAAATGTGTTGCCCATTTGACCACAGCGACTTACACCTCTCAATCTTTGTAATGGAGGGCGAAAATGTAATAGAGGGGCTATTTACCTGCCCCAATTGTGGGCGATATTATCCCATTATTTCAGGCATTCCCATTATGTCGCCAGATGAGTACCGAGAGCCTGATTTTGAGCGCAATTTCTTAATCAAATGGCGAGATTTGCTCCCCAAGGAAATTGCGAACAAAGTTCAGTTAAAGCTCTCAAACTTAGAATAA
- a CDS encoding zinc ribbon domain-containing protein encodes MAKNKSTEASVEEKLRGLYDLQLIDSRLDEIRNTRGELPLEVRDLEDDIAGKEKRFASTELDVEALEVKIKEEKEAMKEAAALIKKYTKQQDNVRNNREFEALSKEIEYQELEIEHSEKKIKEFNAKIAFLKEKQEDLQQKIKDYQEYLEHKKSELDNIVKETEKEEAKLNELAEEYSQEIDPRLLKAYQKIRSSVKNGLAVVPVERGASAGSFFTIPPQRQMEIAMRKKIILDEHSGRILVDAELANEQKEKMEKIINA; translated from the coding sequence ATGGCTAAAAATAAAAGCACTGAAGCAAGTGTAGAAGAGAAGCTAAGAGGCTTATACGACCTACAGCTAATTGACTCTCGATTAGATGAAATTCGCAATACGAGAGGGGAACTCCCGCTAGAAGTTCGAGATTTGGAAGACGATATTGCAGGTAAAGAAAAACGCTTTGCCTCTACGGAGCTAGATGTTGAGGCGCTTGAGGTGAAAATCAAAGAGGAAAAAGAGGCTATGAAAGAGGCGGCCGCTTTGATTAAAAAATATACAAAACAACAGGACAATGTGCGAAACAACCGTGAGTTTGAAGCCTTGTCTAAGGAAATTGAGTATCAGGAGCTTGAAATCGAACATAGCGAGAAGAAGATTAAGGAATTTAATGCTAAAATCGCTTTCTTAAAAGAGAAGCAAGAGGATTTACAGCAAAAAATTAAAGATTATCAAGAGTATTTGGAGCATAAAAAATCTGAACTTGATAATATCGTGAAAGAGACTGAGAAAGAGGAGGCTAAGCTAAATGAATTGGCCGAAGAATATAGCCAAGAGATAGACCCAAGATTGCTGAAAGCGTATCAGAAAATTCGTTCCTCTGTGAAAAATGGCTTGGCTGTAGTGCCAGTGGAGCGTGGAGCTTCTGCGGGGTCATTCTTCACCATTCCGCCTCAGCGCCAAATGGAAATCGCGATGCGCAAAAAGATTATCCTTGATGAGCATAGCGGTAGAATTTTGGTAGATGCTGAGCTAGCCAACGAGCAGAAAGAAAAAATGGAAAAAATCATCAATGCTTAA
- a CDS encoding Nif3-like dinuclear metal center hexameric protein encodes MKIQIKEIIQSLEKWAPTAYAESFDNVGLQLGDKEKYIEKALVAFEITEEVLEEAIENQAGLIITFHPLIFGGLKSITGKNRVERVLLRAIKHDIAIYAIHTNLDAQLLGVNHEIGKRLGLNDLKVLIPNKETLFKLSFFVPQDDAEKVRAALFKAQLGIIGNYTECSFSTQGIGTFKPSQVANPHLGRAGEQEKVQEERVEILIKKHEIGKAIQTLKQNHPYEEVAYDIFPLANEDPATGMGQIGELPAAMNAEEFIQLLKKVFGTPYIKTSALVKKEIKKVAVLGGSGAFAIGAAKASGADAFVTADLKYHDFFLAENQLFLCDVGHYESEQFNKFYITGYLSEIFSNFAVLTSEVNTNPINYF; translated from the coding sequence ATGAAAATTCAAATCAAAGAAATCATACAATCCCTTGAAAAATGGGCTCCTACGGCTTACGCTGAGTCGTTCGATAATGTGGGCTTGCAGCTTGGGGATAAAGAAAAATATATTGAGAAAGCATTAGTCGCTTTTGAAATTACCGAAGAAGTTTTAGAAGAAGCAATTGAAAACCAAGCAGGTTTAATCATTACATTTCACCCATTGATTTTTGGCGGACTCAAAAGCATTACAGGCAAAAACCGAGTAGAACGCGTTTTGCTCAGAGCCATTAAGCACGATATTGCCATTTATGCCATACACACCAACCTTGATGCACAGCTTTTAGGGGTAAATCACGAAATTGGTAAGCGGTTGGGGCTAAATGATTTGAAGGTGTTAATTCCCAATAAAGAAACTTTATTTAAGCTCAGTTTTTTTGTCCCTCAGGACGATGCCGAAAAAGTCCGAGCAGCTTTATTTAAAGCTCAGTTAGGCATCATTGGGAACTACACGGAATGTAGTTTTAGTACCCAAGGCATCGGCACATTTAAGCCCTCGCAGGTGGCCAATCCGCACCTAGGCAGGGCGGGCGAGCAGGAAAAGGTGCAGGAGGAGCGTGTGGAAATTTTAATCAAAAAGCACGAAATCGGTAAAGCCATTCAGACTTTAAAACAAAATCACCCATACGAGGAAGTGGCATACGACATTTTTCCTTTGGCAAACGAAGATCCCGCCACAGGAATGGGGCAAATTGGCGAATTGCCAGCAGCCATGAATGCCGAGGAATTTATCCAATTGCTTAAAAAAGTTTTTGGCACGCCATACATTAAAACCTCGGCTTTGGTAAAAAAGGAAATCAAAAAAGTAGCCGTTTTAGGTGGTTCGGGCGCATTTGCCATTGGCGCAGCAAAAGCCTCAGGGGCAGATGCTTTCGTTACGGCGGATTTGAAATATCACGATTTTTTCTTGGCAGAAAATCAGCTGTTTCTGTGCGATGTGGGGCATTATGAATCAGAACAATTCAATAAATTTTATATAACAGGCTATCTTTCAGAAATTTTTAGTAATTTTGCAGTCCTTACCTCTGAGGTAAATACAAACCCAATTAATTATTTTTAA
- a CDS encoding LysR family transcriptional regulator, with amino-acid sequence MTLIQLEYALAVAESKNFTLAAERVFVTQPTLSMQIQKLEVELGVNIFDRTTHPIGITPIGKKILKQAKKILSEAEKMKFMVAEEKKSLEGTFKIGVIPTLVSTLVPLFYKNFIRKFPKTQLIILELKTEAILEQLKEGKIDFGIAATPLNAPDFVEDVLFYEPMLAYVPPQHRLHNKKEIEEGDLDLNDLLLLEEGHCFRNNVLSICSNSNSSKSGVSVQSGNFETLVKLADDGLGMTVLPSMQADDILHRKGKENLKNFKHPSPTREISLVYHESQPRLNFARKLKETIQGLVRGKIYLDQGTRTFPTLLMEKNT; translated from the coding sequence ATGACATTAATTCAGCTAGAATACGCCTTAGCCGTTGCCGAGAGCAAAAATTTTACCCTAGCCGCCGAGCGAGTTTTTGTAACGCAGCCCACTTTGAGTATGCAAATCCAGAAACTAGAAGTAGAGCTGGGCGTAAATATTTTTGACCGCACCACGCACCCCATAGGCATCACGCCAATAGGAAAAAAAATCTTGAAACAAGCTAAAAAGATTTTGAGCGAGGCCGAAAAAATGAAATTTATGGTAGCCGAGGAAAAAAAATCCCTAGAAGGAACTTTTAAAATTGGGGTAATTCCCACGCTAGTCTCCACACTAGTGCCGCTATTTTATAAAAATTTCATTCGTAAATTCCCTAAAACACAATTAATTATCTTAGAACTAAAAACAGAGGCCATTTTAGAACAATTAAAGGAAGGCAAGATAGATTTCGGAATAGCCGCCACTCCACTCAATGCGCCTGATTTTGTGGAAGATGTATTATTTTATGAGCCAATGCTCGCATATGTGCCGCCGCAACACCGATTGCATAATAAAAAGGAAATAGAGGAGGGGGATTTAGATTTAAATGATTTGCTATTGCTAGAAGAGGGGCACTGTTTCAGGAATAATGTATTATCCATTTGCTCAAACTCAAATTCAAGTAAATCAGGAGTTTCAGTGCAGAGCGGGAATTTTGAGACTCTGGTGAAACTTGCCGATGATGGGTTGGGAATGACTGTTTTACCCTCAATGCAAGCCGATGATATTCTGCACCGAAAGGGAAAAGAAAATTTAAAGAATTTTAAGCACCCAAGCCCCACACGCGAGATAAGCCTTGTGTACCACGAGTCTCAACCACGGCTAAATTTTGCACGGAAATTAAAAGAAACCATACAGGGACTAGTGCGCGGTAAAATCTATTTAGACCAAGGTACACGCACATTCCCTACACTCCTGATGGAGAAAAACACTTAA
- a CDS encoding Dps family protein produces the protein MSLTTIGLDEKESKKLCGSLNELLANFQVYYQNLRSVHWNIKGENFFALHAKFEEMYTEVQEQIDEIAERILTLGETPMHTFQDYLATSKVQAAKNVHKDTEAVKVVLDSMKEILIIEREILEASGELGDEGTNAMMSDFISGQEKTAWMLNAFLDI, from the coding sequence ATGTCATTAACTACAATCGGATTAGATGAAAAAGAATCAAAAAAATTGTGCGGAAGCCTAAATGAGCTTTTGGCCAATTTCCAAGTTTACTACCAAAATTTGAGAAGTGTTCACTGGAATATTAAGGGTGAAAATTTCTTTGCACTACACGCAAAATTTGAGGAAATGTATACCGAGGTTCAGGAGCAAATTGATGAAATCGCGGAGCGCATACTCACTCTTGGCGAAACGCCTATGCATACTTTCCAAGATTACCTTGCTACCTCCAAAGTGCAGGCTGCCAAGAATGTTCACAAAGATACTGAGGCTGTGAAAGTAGTGCTGGACTCTATGAAAGAGATTTTAATCATTGAGAGAGAAATCCTTGAAGCCTCTGGCGAGCTAGGCGATGAGGGTACAAATGCTATGATGAGCGATTTCATTTCAGGGCAAGAGAAGACTGCTTGGATGCTGAATGCATTCTTAGATATTTAA